The Misgurnus anguillicaudatus chromosome 12, ASM2758022v2, whole genome shotgun sequence region taaatatttttttaaaagttgaaataaTTATGCAGCATCAGAGTGGGTGGTAAATGGGTTGAGCCAGTCTGATTCAGATACTTTATAAATAACAGAACAGTAAGGAGATCAGATCAAACTCCTAACAGAATGAGACTTTACTCATGGCCTATGAGACAGAAGATCATGACACTCAATACTGCTTTCCTGACTTTAACTCATCATGCATCAAGACAAAACGCTCCAGACATGAAAACAATAttatgtatgtgtttttttcattgctgTCAGTATGGACTGTGTTTTTGAATCTGCTGGTGATCATCTCCATCTGTCACTTCAAGAAGCTTCACACTCCAACCAACATGCTCATTCTCTCTCTGGCTGTGGCCGACCTGCTTGTAGGACTTATTGTCATGCCCTTGGAGGCGATGAGGTTGATTGAACCATGTTGGTACTTTGGAGACATTTTCTGTAACCTGTTTTTAATAATCATGGGATTGCTCATTAATACTTCTCTaagtaatttagttttaataGCTGTTGACCGTTATGTGGCTGTGTGTCACCCTTTACTGTACCCACAGAAAATAACAACGACTAGAACAATAATTATTATCTGTGTTTCTTGGTTCCACTCTTCAGCTTATAACATTTCAGCTGTTATTACTACCTCACAAAGTAAATACACATGTTATGGAGATTGTATATTTATGCTTACTTTTGTCTGGAAAATTATTGACATGTTCCTGTTTTTCCTGCTTCCTTGTACTGTCATTATAACTTTATATTTGAGAATCTTTTATGTCGCACATCAGCAAGTGAAAGTTATAAACTCTCTGATGAGGAGTGGAAAACATCTAACAGAAGGTTCAGTGAGGACAAAATCTGAGAGTAAAGCCGCTCTGACATTAGGAATCATTATGACGGTTTATCTGTTTTGCTGGATTCCCTTTTATAGTTTATCTCTAACACCAATCACAAGCAAGACTTCTGTTATAGcctattttatgttatggatgTTGTATATTAATTCAGGTCTGAATCCTCTCATCTATGCTATATTTTACCCCTGGTTTAGAACATCAGTTAAACACATCCTAAATCTATCCGAAATATGTAAACCAGCATAACTTCTACAGGTCTTGtgcattataataattattaaggCCCCTGTATAGTTCAGTGGTAGAATATTGCTTTAGCAGTGCATGAGGTCATGGGATTGAACTAAagcaacacacatactgataatatGTATAATGTACCTTGTACTGCACTGtaagttactttggataaaGTGTCTGCCATCTGTGTAAATGTTTATGGAAACTGCAGGCGTAATATATAAATCAGAGGCTACATGTGTAAATGTGTAtactaataaaaacaacataagtACTCAGATTTTTAGTCTTAAATCTATCAGAATCAACATTTCAGTTATAAATGAAACAAGCAAACATGCAAACTTACTACTCAGGCACAATGATACTGttctataaaattatttattttaatttgaataGTAACTGAATTCGTCAGGACAGATGTCTCAATAAGAGAAAGCTAATTTTAATTTTGAATTTAATTGGAAATATGAATTATTTAATGTGCATAAATGACTGTTggttaaagggccatttcaccgataggaacattaatctttatggaaagtgagtcatatttgtagtcaaaatgtaacataaatgtagaattttgtgcctatttgacagagaaaagacaaaatgtgactttagagcacatttgtatgaaaaactacaactgccactatgcaccacaatgcacagctctgcaagccactcccattaatcggaacacggctcagacatgctattatgtacataaatgccacgttagtaaaacaaagaaaatagccaccaccactgtgtctgactgacaccaatcatgatttacttttaaacgtgatgttacattgtgttacacacaataacactctggcctggtgtgtagcaaagtcttattcaaacagtaacgtgcggtttcagatccgcagtacaaatgtctttccaagtacttaaaaaaagggtatgcattttaaatgtttatttagttttaccaattttctttttgtctcttgtttactgtaattacatttgtgttattattggcctcactgctctcacaatatagacatataaaacaccgctcagatatgctattgtgtacataaatgccacgttagtataacaaagaaaatataaacactcactttagtcagacgtccgtttatccctgcatcctccacacaaacgtgtcccctgcataatatctccacagacgcgctgcctcagctcttggagcttgtgctcataaaccgaaacacgtctttgaaataagcacgcggccagaaacatttacaaaacaaacattCATATCCTTttctgatccagaaatgttaaaccgaaagcaaatggcgcgagtccgtccaagcttatatactccgcagcgcgtctgctcgtaaaccgaaacatgtccgtgaaataaacATTCCAAACGCGCGCAAATTTCCTCTCTTGCCTAGAAACCTTCAataaacaaacgtccatatccttatctgatgcagaaatgtaataaagcaaGCACACAGCGAGAATACAGGCAGTAGTCTGtccaagcttctctacgcagcagaggccgatggttgctgcgtcttcaccgggctcctctacccagccgacgcccaggctccggcttctcctcgggcttctgttcctacatctgcctcaactctttgcagtattgtggctcataaaggtgcaatgtacagcggattagagcatcacgcttgtaaaatcaccctctttcatgtaatattgattaacttccactgttattgtaacatgaattctggctcgctccacaacttctgtttagcttagcttagcataaagatggcggctacTCATTTTTTttcggtctgtgttcgtatattttcgtaagtcccacccacttatctgtaattggtctgaagcgtgagtgggtcccacccatagcccccaccttggaaaaatgaggaatgagtgtctgtagtctttcacactcaatagagatacaggatttccttctttcaatgacgcaaaatgacgatttttacatcattgaaagaaggaagtgcctcactgaaatcagtatttctcccctctcagggcAAACTGAGGGAAAGGttcacgaccattcaaaaacatcactgGTGTACTAACGGTCAAAAGCTTattgcaaatgggtgaagtttccctttaactgAACATTTCTAACACAACGTGAAAGAAATGACACTGACCTGCATGAAGAGCAACTATTGCATCAATCTACTTACATGTGAGTTTGTTTCACACTTTTAATGAAGCTTTGGTGGATTAGATGCAGCATATAGGTGTTAACAGGACCCTCAAGACCCTGCACACATTTTGCATAGCAATGTATAACAAATTTAATTGGGAGCGCGCCGGATTGGAaatgaggctgtatcttcgcaaaacttttgtgtattgacATAAAAAACTTAATGTCATTACAGAAATGACCTAAGGGTACATGCATCATTTCGTCTTAGCATCCCCTAGTGGTGTCAAGATattaaaaattgctatttttgctGCAAACAcaagtctaaaatcatgagagTGGTCTTGATAGATCCCTTGACCCATGGTCAAACAATACTAAGTGGTTTGTGGTCTGTCACACCGGGCATCGTCCATTTTTAATTTTGCCATTAAATTCAGTAATTTACGAATCACTACAAATCTTGGTATTATTCATCAGAGTACGAGTACGATGGTACTAAATAAGTCATAGTCAAATCTACTTCCTGTCCACCATTTTGAATCTTATTATTAACCttctttttcgaactcctcctagaagACTAAACAAAGGGGAACTGGAGGGCTGCTGGTATCCCTTGTATCCTCCGGTGTTCTTGGAAGGGTAAatagttattaaaaaaataattggaAAAACAAATTCCAAGTCCAGGCACTCAGTATGCAAAAGTTAAAATGCCTTTATTAATATTCAAGggctaaaacattaaaacaccaACGTGTATTGGCCCACTGGCTTTTATCAGGGTGTTGGTAACACTAGAAGATTTTTCATTGGCTTGAATCTAGAGCAGGGCCAACATCGGTCCTtcagtgccgatgtcctgcagattttagctccaaccctgataaaatcTAGCCTACCTGTAGTATTCAGGTGATTCTTTAGAGCTTCATTAGTTGTTCAGATGTGcttgattagagctggagctctggagctaaactctgcagtacatcggcactccaggaccgaccACTGATCTGGAGACACTTGCCTTTTGATAGATTAATCCGTTCTTGTATATTGCAATGTCATATTTGGATAGTGATCATGCCTGAAattgatttacatttacatttattcatttagctgcagcttttatccaaagcgaccaacaattgctatatatgtcagaggtcgcaggcctctggagcaactaggggttaagtgtcttgctcagagacacaatggtgtgtcacagtggattcAAACCCAggtctctcacaccaaaggcGAGTGTCTTATCCACTGGGCCCACACCACCACTTCTATTTGAAGCTGTAGTGGTTTTGCTCTTGAGTGCCAATCCACTTTGACCGATATGTGAAATGGCAATGAAATTGCAGATATGGAATTTCCATCTAAATCAGTACTCATGTCGAAGGCTTAAGCCCAAtcccattgttttgtcttacctcttccccttacccctaacccttagttttgcatgttcacgtgagagtaaggACCAATCGGGATAGCCCTTCTGCTCTCATGAAcatgcaaaactaaggggtaggagtaaggggaaggggtaagacagagaaatgggattgggcctTACACTGCTGGGGGTCAAGCCACTTCTGCACTGTACGCCATGGCCATCCTGCAGGTACATCAGCCTAAGGTGCTAAGCCACTCCCATCAAGGGGAGAGGACCCAACCAACCCCGTGACAGATGACTCATCCTCATCTCTAttcgaaacatttacagtgAGACCATCCAAGGGTGAAAACACTGGTTCCTCCCCTGAACACACGGGTATAAGCAAGTGTGGCACTTGTGGCGACTGGTGGCATTTGCACAGGACGGACCAGCACGGGAAGCAGACTctgtagctgtgtcccaattcaggggctgcgaccttataagcatgcgaccttaaatatgagcactcggtctttcaaggtggcagcctcagaaatccgcgaagagaactgaaatgagacggtctaaccttcggacgacccataattggcgtcacctgctgcgcCTGTTAGCAGGATATAGCGGAAACGTTTctgaattattaaaataaatatgaaatcagaaaaatattaatttagtttataaaatatgacacgttgatgtagattaaactattcaacagtatattaaatttaattaatcaaccttagaaatatatgcataataaaaataataatattaacacaaaacataacttataatactaaaacagtgacaaactttttttgataaatacacacttttatttaatgaaggttttaattgtttattttagaatatccagccgccgttgcaggcgcgcaatgaatcttgggatatcctcggctgttaaggatccattcgttctatccttaacagcgcggagaaatgaggacgcattttgaggcttcattctaagcatccttcgaattgggacggccttaccAGCCTGAAGTCGagctgctgtgacgcaatcggtcttaaaatacgtccttagaagatcgcagcccctgaattgggacacagctccAGACTCCTGTCCTCACAATGAAAGATGAGAGCCGCGACTGCAACCTTTTCAGAGACATGTTCTCGCAATGATAGCACGTCCCCTCCACGAACGCCGCCTTGGCGGGCTAGCGCCCAAAGCACTAAAGGCAGCGATCGTGCCAGTCAGCAGGAGAGAGAAACCTGACGCATCTAAGGACACAGAGATGGAAAGCCATCCTTAAAAGGTCGCTCCCTTAGTgagaaaataatttctttagGAAGCTGTGGCGTAACTGCTGAAGTGCACAGGGGATAAAATTACTAACAGTAAGACAGATCCGCTGTCGCGCTATCACGCTTACAGTTAAAGTTTTCAATAGAGAAAACCCCTACTGTTGTTATCGACATAACATCGAGTGAAAGACGGAAAGGGAACTTTTGTGTAATGACGGTGCGCTTAATGATTACTTTTTACAAGGAGCATTTTAGTTTTTGTTCCTATTTGATTCTTAACAAATCAGAATATGGTGACATGCCAATCAGCTAAACACCTGCAAAGGTTTCCTGAGCCTTTGAAATGGTCTCTCAGTTTGGTTCACTAGGCTACACAAGACAGTTCATGATCTGACAGTTCTCCAGAAAACATTCATTGACATCCTTTACAAGGAGGGTAAGCCAGAAACATTCATTGTCAAAGAAGCTGGGCCCTTCTGCTCACACTGCCAAAAGCACCAAAAGTTGGTTAAATGACTATGGTTTTGGTGTGTTTGACTGGCCAGCAAACTCACCAGACCTGAACCCAATATAGTACCCTCATCTGCATAGACAAAAATCCAAACACGCGCATTTGGGGATGCGAGTATAAATCATGGACTGACCGGACAACGCTGTCTCGTATAACTTTACAGGTGATTGGAAGGAGAATAGGAACATTTTAAGACTGAAAAGACAATCACTTCATATGACTTtcttcaacaaaacaaacttgAGTTCTTTGCGTCACACGTCATTACGTCAATTCTACGTcattgcatgtgtgcatatgcTCCACACCCCTGTCctgtaggtggcggaaatgcacCTTTCAGTGGGTTTGAAAACCGCcaatgaaaaagaaaagaagaagaagattgCACATCGCAGAGCATCCCAGTTTAGTTATCCATCATATCAAGTGTTTACATGTCCTTTTGAGCGGATTACAAAAGGTATAAGCCACCCCTCTAAAGtggattagatttttaatcgGTTTGGCTCTTTTTAATCCAAAAGGTGATTACATGAAGCAATTTATTCAGATTGAACATTTAAACCgattacaaatgtccatgtaaacaCAGATAGTAACGAAAATAATATGATGTTAGATTTGGTGACTTACTGTACACACccaacttttcacaaattcagaGAAGAttttcttctgacagtaagagaaaaagaccaaaagcacagatcaCTGGGCCCTGTGTAAAGTAGCTGTGTTACAAATAATCATACCACCTGTTAGTTTGTGCCCAGgttacacataaatattttttgtgttttttaagttgaaatcaTTATGCAGCATCAGAGTGGGTGGTGAATGGGCTGAGTCAGTCTGATTCAGATACTTTATAAATGACAGAACAGTATGGAGATCAGATCAAACTCCTAACAGAATGAGACTTTACTCATGGCCTATGAGACAGAAGATCATGAGACTCAATACTGCTTTCCTGCCATTAACTCATCGTGCATCAAGACAAAACGCTCCAGACATGAATACAATatcatgtatgtgtttttttcattgctgTCAGTATGGACTGTGTTTCTGAATCTGCTGGTGATCATCTCCATCTCTCACTTCAAGAAGCTTCACACTCCAACCAACATGCTCATTCTCTCTCTGGCTGTGACCGACCTGCTTGTAGGACTTATTGTCATGCCCTTGGAGGCGATTAGGTTGATTGATACATGTTGGTACTTTGGAGACATTTTCTGTAACCTGTTTTTAATAATCATGGGATTGCTCCTCTCTGCATCTCTgagtaatttagttttaataGCTGTTGATCGTTATGTGGCTGTGTGTCACCCTCTTGTGTACCCACAGAAAATAACAACGACTAGAACAATAATTATTATATGTGTTTCCTGGTTCTGGACTTCAGCTTATAACATTTCAGCTCTTATTTCTACCTCACAAAGTAAATACACATGTTATGGAGAATGCACATTTATGTATACTTTTGTCTGGAAAATTATTGACATGTTCCTGTTTTTCCTGTTTCCTTGTACCATCATTATAACTTTATATTTGAGAATATTTTATGTCGCATATCATCAAGTGAAAGTTATAAACTCTCTGATGAGGAGTGGAAAACATCTAACAGAAGGTTCAGTGAGGAGGAAATCTGAGAGTAAAGCCGCTCTGACATTAGGAATCATTATGACGGTTTATCTGTTTTGCTGGATTCCCTTCTATAGTTTATCTCTAACACCAATCACAAGCAAGACTTCTGTTATAGcctattttatgttatggatgTTGTATATTAATTCAGGTCTGAATCCTCTCATCTATGCTATATTTTACCCCTGGTTTAGAACGTCAGTTAAACACATCCTAACTCTATCAAAAATATGTAAACCAGCATAACTTCTACAGGTCTTGtgcattataataataattaatgttCTGAATTCACATCAGGGTGCTCAGTAGGCTCCTGTATAGTTCAGTGGTAGAACATTGCTTTAGCAGTGCATAAGGTCATGGGATGAATtaagggaacacacatactaataataATGTAGAATGTACCTTGTACTGCACTGtaagttactttggataaaagtgtctgccatcTGTGTAAATGTTTATGGAAACTGCAGGCCTAATATATAAATCATAGGCTACATGTGTAAATGTGTAtactaataaaaacaacataagtACTCAGATGTTTAGTCTTAAATCCATCAGAATCAACATTGCAGTTATAAAAGAAACAAGCAAACATGCACACTTACTCCTGAGGCACAATGATActgttctttaaaaatgttttatttaatttgattgaATAGTAACTGAATTTGTCAGGACAGATGTCTCAATAAGAGAAAGCTAATTTTAATGTTGAATTTAATTGGAAACATGAATTATCTTTATGTGCATAAATGACTGTTGGTTAACTGAACATTTCTCACATGAATGTGCAAGACATGACACTGACCTGCATGAAGAGCAACTATTGCATTAGTCTGTCAATCTActtacatgtttgtttgtttcacaCTTTAAAGCTTTGGTGGATTAGATGTAGCCTATAGGTGTTAACAGGACCCTCAAGACCCTGAACACATTTTGAATAGCAAAGCATAACAAATTTAATTGGCCATCAGAGTTTACTGTAATTGATTTATCAGATGGTTCATTTCTGTCTTGATCCTGTCAGTATCCAAGAGGTCAAATGAGCACATATATtgttactgtgtctatgatgaATAAGCCCCCTTTACCTTTTAAAgtaattaagatttttttttaatctgattGACTacatgtataaaataataagcattaaacataaataataaagtagAAAATTAGTCATTACTGTATGTTCCAGACTGCATATTGTCTGTAGATCAACACATTGCTTATCCCCGTCATGAAAAGATCCACAAAAATATGTAGTTCTGTGTAAATGACTTGTCAACCTTTCTGTGAAGACCTATgacacatgcttgcagaaaatacACTGAATCTGTTTTTCCACTGGCCTAAAGCAGACAACATTCACAATATCTGAATTATAAAGGCACACATATAGAGGACTGTCTCAGTTGTTATGGTTTGTAGgacgaacccaaatgcagacagcAGTCTCTCAACCAAGACTTTTATTATACATACAAAAcagggggcaaaacaacataaacaagataCTATTACAGAGGGAGAAAACACTAAACAAGACTAGATCTTTACTACACTTAACAGGGTGACACTAAACAATGAACTTGACTAAATACAATAAACACTACTAGATAAGACTTCTTATACAGCGTACTTACAGGTTTTtggaacaatgcacaagcacaggacaacaaacacaaggacctTAAATAGGGGAGAACTGATGAGGGCAACAGGTGACAGCAGTTAAACAATAAAGATGAGGCtaacaagggagcggggtaaaagtgacaagacaccgggaacacgTGGTATAGTAAAACCTATACTAAGACTACGtgatcccacacaaaacatgggtctgtca contains the following coding sequences:
- the LOC141368902 gene encoding trace amine-associated receptor 13c-like — translated: MAYETEDHDTQYCFPDFNSSCFKKLHTPTNMLILSLAVADLLVGLIVMPLEAMRLIEPCWYFGDIFCNLFLIIMGLLINTSLSNLVLIAVDRYVAVCHPLLYPQKITTTRTIIIICVSWFHSSAYNISAVITTSQSKYTCYGDCIFMLTFVWKIIDMFLFFLLPCTVIITLYLRIFYVAHQQVKVINSLMRSGKHLTEGSVRTKSESKAALTLGIIMTVYLFCWIPFYSLSLTPITSKTSVIAYFMLWMLYINSGLNPLIYAIFYPWFRTSVKHILNLSEICKPA
- the LOC129446245 gene encoding LOW QUALITY PROTEIN: trace amine-associated receptor 13c-like (The sequence of the model RefSeq protein was modified relative to this genomic sequence to represent the inferred CDS: deleted 1 base in 1 codon; substituted 1 base at 1 genomic stop codon), which codes for MTEQYGDQIKLLTEXDLLMAYETEDHETQYCFPAINSSCIKTKRSRHEYNIMYVFFSLLSVWTVFLNLLVIISISHFKKLHTPTNMLILSLAVTDLLVGLIVMPLEAIRLIDTCWYFGDIFCNLFLIIMGLLLSASLSNLVLIAVDRYVAVCHPLVYPQKITTTRTIIIICVSWFWTSAYNISALISTSQSKYTCYGECTFMYTFVWKIIDMFLFFLFPCTIIITLYLRIFYVAYHQVKVINSLMRSGKHLTEGSVRRKSESKAALTLGIIMTVYLFCWIPFYSLSLTPITSKTSVIAYFMLWMLYINSGLNPLIYAIFYPWFRTSVKHILTLSKICKPA